In Thermoanaerobaculia bacterium, the genomic stretch TCGGGGAGCCGCCGATCATCCGGATCGACGGCGAGCTCGAAAGGGTCCGCTACCGGGTGATCGGCGAGGGCGACTACTACAACATGCTGTCGGCGATCACGCCGCCGGACCTCTGGTCCCGCTATCAGCTCGTCGGCGACGTCGATTTCGCGTACCAGATGGGAAACCAGGCGCGCTTCCGGACGAACCTCTTCAAGCAGGAGCGCGGATCGGCGGCGCTCTTCCGCCTGATTCCGCCGAAGGTTCCGACGGTCGAGGAGCTGAACCTTCCGACCGCGATCGCCGACCTCGCCGCGGCGTCCCGCGGGTTGATCCTCGTGACCGGGCCGACCGGCTCCGGGAAATCGACGACCCTCGCGGCGCTCCTCGACCGGATCAACCGGCGGCACGCGCGGCACGTCGTCACGATCGAGGATCCGGTCGAATTCGTCTACTCCAAC encodes the following:
- a CDS encoding PilT/PilU family type 4a pilus ATPase, with protein sequence MSSVSFNYSQIDRFLSILMKRGGSDLHLTVGEPPIIRIDGELERVRYRVIGEGDYYNMLSAITPPDLWSRYQLVGDVDFAYQMGNQARFRTNLFKQERGSAALFRLIPPKVPTVEELNLPTAIADLAAASRGLILVTGPTGSGKSTTLAALLDRINRRHARHVVTIEDPVEFVYSNDKAIFTQREIGQDVPDFASGVKAALREDPDALLIGEMRDVETIRMALTAAETGLLVFATLHTNSASKVVNRIIDAFPNEEQDQVRVVLA